From Neomonachus schauinslandi chromosome 12, ASM220157v2, whole genome shotgun sequence, the proteins below share one genomic window:
- the BET1 gene encoding BET1 homolog: MRRAGLGEGAPPGNYGNYGYANSGYSACEEENERLTESLRSKVTAIKSLSIEIGHEVKHQNKLLAEMDSQFDSTTGFLGKTMGKLKILSRGSQTKLLCYMMLFSLFVFFVIYWIIKLR, translated from the exons ATGAGGCGTGCAGGCCTGG GTGAAGGAGCACCTCCTGGCAACTATGGGAACTATGGCTATGCTAACAGTGGCTATAGTGCCTGTGAAGAAGAAAACGAGAGACTCACTGAAAGTCTGAGAAGCAAAGTAACTGCTATAAAATCT ctttccaTTGAAATAGGCCATGAGgttaaacatcaaaataaattattagctGAAATG GATTCACAATTTGATTCTACAACTGGATTTCTAGGTAAAACTATGGGAAAACTGAAGATTTTATCTAGAGGGAGCCAAACAAAGCTGCTGTGCTATATGATGCTGTTttcattgtttgtcttttttgtcatttattggATTATTAAACTGAGGTGA